The Arthrobacter sp. OAP107 DNA segment TGAACGGTGTCGAGGGCATTGGGACGGATGAGGACACCCTTGTCCCCGGTGTGGACGCTGAGGGCGTCGCGGGCGTTGGCCCGGGCCAGTGCCTTGTCCGCCTCCGGGACGGAGTCCTCCAGGTCGATAATGATGGCGTCAGCCTCGGAGGCAAGGGCCTTGTCGATCCAGCTTCTCTTGTGGCCGGGGACGAAAAGGAGTGAACGGTAGGGTTTCATCAGTTGGCCCCTTCCAGGACGAGCTGGGTCAGCAGGGTTCCGGCTGCCATCGAGTCGCCGACACCGGCGTGAATGGGACCGACGATGCCGGCGGCCGGCGCCTGAATCGGGTTCTCCATCTTCATTGCTTCCAGGACGAACAGGATGTCTCCGGTGGTGACGGCCTGGCCTTCTTCGACGTTGACCTTGATGATGGTTCCCTGCATGGGTGCCTTGACGCTGCCGTCGCTGGCTTTGCCCTTGCCGCGGGCACGGGTGCTTCGCGGGCGCTGGCCGCCGGCTGCTGCTTCGTCCATGGGTGCAGCAGCGACGGCGGCGACGGTGCTGGTGTTTGCGCCGGGGCGGTCGGAGAACTGCGGAATGATGTAGAAGCGTCCGCCGACTTCGACCTCGTTGCGGGCCAGGGGTTCGTCTTCGGGTTCGTCCGAGAAGTCGACGGTTTCTTCGAGCCAGCGGGTCGTGAAACGGGCTGACTGGAAGTCTTCGTGGCGCACGACCTGCAGGGAGGCAGGGACGGTGGTGGGGACGCCACGTACGACGAGCCGTTCGAGGCCGTCTTCGAGCCTGGCCAGGGCGGTTTCGCGGTCCGGCCCGTAGGCGATGAGTTTGCCGATGAGGCTGTCGTAGAACGGAAGCACTTCATCCCCGCTGTGGTAGCCGGCGTCGAAGCGGAGGCCTTCGCCTTCGGGGGGCGTGAGTTCCTCGATGAGGCCGGGCGCCGGAAGGAAGCGGCCCCCGGCCACGTCTTCGGCGTTGATGCGGGCTTCGATGGCCGCGCCGTGCGGCGTCAGGCGGTCCCGGATGCTGAGCTCCTCGCCGGCTGCCACCCGGATCTGCTCGGCGATGAGGTCCACCCCGTGGACCATTTCGGTGACCGGGTGTTCCACCTGGATGCGGGTGTTCATTTCGAGGAAGTAGAAGTTCTCGCCCTCCACCAGGAATTCCACAGTCCCGGCACCGGCGTAGCCGACGTGCTGTGCCAGCCGGACAGCGGCCGCACCCATGGATGCCCGCAGCTCCGGGGACAGGCCCGGGGCCGGGGACTCTTCGATCAGCTTCTGGTGGCGGCGCTGGACGGAGCAGTCCCTGTCACCCACATAGACCGTATTGCCGAGCTTGTCGGCGAAAACCTGGACTTCCACGTGCCGTGCACTGGTGAGGTAACGCTCCAGGTAGACCTCGCCATTGCCGAATGCCGCCGTCGCTTCGCGGACCGCGGCCGCGACGGCTTCCTCTGCCTGCGCTTCGGATTCGACCAGGCGCATGCCGCGGCCGCCGCCGCCGGCAGAGGCCTTCACCAGGATCGGATACCCGTGTTCGGCGCCGAAGTCGATGACGTCTCCGGCGCCGGTGATGGCGTTCTTGGAGCCCGGGGCGAGCGGCACCTCGGCAGCGACCGCCACTGCCCTGGCGGCAACTTTCTCGCCCATGGTCGAAATCGCCTCAGGGCTCGGTCCGATGAAGGCGAGCCCGGCATCCACGACGGCCCGGGCGAAGACGGCGTTCTCGGAGAGGAAGCCGTATCCGGGATGAATTGCCTCGGCGCCGGTTTCGAGTGCAGCGGCAATGATGCGGTCGATGTTCAGGTAGTTTTCGCTTGCCGGGCCGGCGCCGAGATCCACCGCATTATCGGATTCGCGGACGTGCAGGGATGCCGAATCGGCTTCGGAGTGAACGGCTACTGACTGGATGCCGAGGGACCGGCAGCTGCGAATAACGCGGACAGCGATTTCGCCCCGGTTGGCGATCAGGATTTTGCTAAACATGGTGGTTCCTTGTCATGAGTAAGAAAGAGTCGGCAGCGCCGGTGGTTAGCGGGCGACGCAGCGGTTGGCGGTGGCACCGAGGGTGTTGATGCTGGTTTCAAGCACGGAATCCGGTTCGAGGAATTCCTTGGGGTTGCGTCCGTCCCCGACACCGCCCGGGGTTCCGGTGAGGATGACGTCTCCGGGCCGCAGAGTGGTGATCGCCGAGATGTACCGGATGAGTGCCACGGGCCCGAAGACCAGTTCCGAGGTGCGGGAGTGCTGTTTGGTGTTGCCGTCCACGGCGCAGCTGATGTCCAGGTCGGGCTCGGGTCCAGTTTCATCGACGGTGACGAGGTAGGGGCCGAGAGGCGTCGTCCTGTCAAAGGTCTTCCCTTGGAGCCATTCGGGGGTGCGGCGCTGGAAGTCGCGTGCCGAAACATCGTTCGCCACAGCAAATCCGGCGATGGCGTTGCGTGCCGCGCTGTCGTCGGCGTGGCAGACGGCGGAGCCGATGATGACTGCCAGCTCGCCTTCCCAGTCGACGCTGCCGGAGCCGGGTGGGAGCACGATATCGTCGTGGGCCCCGATCAGCGAGTCTGAGAACTTGGCAAACAGGGTGGGGTATTCGGGCAGGTCCCTGCCCATTTCCAGGATGTGGTCCCGGTAGTTCAGGCCAACGCAGATGATCTTGCCGGGGCTGGTGACCACGGGGGCAAAATCGGCCTCGTCGATGCTGACGGGCGCGCCGGCAACGTGGCTGGACCACTCCGGGGATCCGGCCTGCAGCCAGGCCCCTACATCGGTAAAGTCCAGCGGCATCAGTTTGCCGCCGTCGATGGCAGCGGCGCGCGTTCCACTCCCGGTGCGGATGGTTGCGATTTTCATGCGTTCCACCCCAGATTCACTTTCAGCTGGCTCTTGACGAGCTTCCCTGCAGCCGATCGGGGCAGTTCCTCGGGTCGCATGAACACCATTTTCTTGGGGATCTTGTAGCCGGCGAGGTGCTGGCGAAGGAAGCCGGAAAGTTCGGCCGCGTCGGTCTGGACTCCGTTGCGAAGTACGACGACGGCCCGGACTTCCTCGTCCCATTTGGGGTCTGGTACGCCGACCACGACGGCTTCCAGGACAGAGGGGTGAAGGTGCAGGACCTGCTCAATCTCGGCGGAATACACGTTCTCGCCGCCGGTCTTGATCATTTCCTTGAGCCGGTCGCGGAAGTAGAGGTAGCCGCGGTCATCGCGGGTGGCGAGGTCGCCGGTGTGCAGCCATCCTCCGCGCAGAGCCTCAGCTGTTGCGTCAGGGCGCCCGTAGTATCCGGTCATGACGCCGGGTCCCCGTACGCAGATCTCCCCCAGTTCCCCGGCGGGGACTTCCTGCCCGTCCGGGTCCTGCAGCTGGGCCTCGACCAGAAGGTATTCGGTGCCGATGGATCCGTCCACGGCGGGGTCAAGCATGTCGGCAGGCTTGAGGCGGCTGACCATGGGTCCCGCTTCGGTAAGCCCGTAGCGGAAGTAGAGGTCGGCCCCGGGAAGCATCTCGGTGAAGAGTTCCTTGTCCGGCATCCGGAGCAGGCCTGCCCCGGTGTGGACGCTTTTGAGGTTCTTGCGGATTGCCGGGTCCTGGAGCACGCCGCGGTCCATGAGCCGGCGCATCATGTTGGGGATCATGAACGTATTGGTGATCCGTTCCCGGCCCACCAGGTCCACGACTGACTCGTCGCTGAACTTTTCCGCGATGACGCTTGTGGCCCCGGCGATGAAATGCGGGACCAGCCAGCACAGCAGGGCCGCGGAGTGGAACAGGGGCGTGACGATAAGTCCGCGTTCGTTGGGCCGGCTGCCGACGCCGCAGTCGTACATCTCGTTGATGGCGTTTGCCAAGGCTGACCTGTGGGACAGGACGACGCCCTTGGGGGTGCCGGTGCTTCCGCCCGTGTAGATGATGCACAGCGGCGACTCGGGTGTTGCCGTGTCCTCTGCCGGGCCTGTCCCGATGCGGAGGGCATCGATTTCGGCGCCTTGCCGGATAACGAGCGGCAGGGATTGTCCGCTTTCGGCGACGATGTCCAGGGCCTGCTCAAGCAACGGCAATTGGGCCTCTTCCACCAAAATGACTTTGGCTTCTGTCTCCCGGATACCGGCCGCGAGTTCGGCCGGGGCCCACCGCCAGTTGTAGGCGATGTACACGCCGCCGGCGGCTGCTACCCCCAGGAACGCTTCGGCGTTGAACACCGAGTTGCCGGCCAGGACACCTACCCCCGCCCCCGGACCGACTCCGGAACCGCGCAGCCCCCTGGCCAGTTGCCAGGCCCTTTCCGCGGCTTCGCCAAACGTGACTCTGCCGTCCACGCCGACGAACGCTTCCCGTGAAGGATTGCGCCGGCTGTTCAGGCGAATCCAGTCTCCAATAGTTCGCATCGTTGCCTCTCTGGAACGAAATTCAGCTGCCAGAAGCTACCCACGCTGGCGGCTCCTGCAATACGAACAAGCGTACGTCCGAACGCGCGGATGCGCAACGCTCCACGCCGTGCGGCTTCCTCAACCCGGTCGGTGGGGTACGTCCGGGACCGCGGGGATGTTCAGTTCGCGGAGGGCGAGTTTGGTGTAGACGGCGACGATTTCGTCCAGGGACATGCGTCCGCCGGGTTTGAACCAGGACGCGATGTGGGTGGCCTGGGCGACGAAGCTGTAGACGTGGATCCTGGCGTCGATGACTTCGGCGAGGCCGTTCTTGCCGGCTTCTTCGATGAGTTTCTGCAGGAGAAGTTCGTATTCGTGGCGTTTTTCGATCACGACTTTGCGGGCACCCTCGGAGAGTGACCGGAGTTCGGTGTTGCCGATGAACACTTCCCGGGCCCGCTCGGCATGGAAGCGCAAATGCGCGGCCAGGGCGGCACGGAGCCTGTCCACGGCGTCACCGTCCGTCTGGACCGCGCGCCGGATGGAGCCCATGAGGTCATCCATGATCCCGCCCATGATCTGCAGCAGCAAATGTTCCTTGCTGTCGATGTGGTTATAGAGGCTGCCCACCTTGAGTCCCGAGGCAGCCGCCACCTGGCGAAGGCTCGTCGCGTCATAGCCCCGCTCGAAAAACAGCCTGGCCGCCTCAGTGCGGATGACGTCAGCACTGTTCCGTTCGATCAACACCGTCATTGCCTGCACCTTTCCGTTTGCGCGTCGTGTTCATTCCTGGACCTGCGCGCCCCTTTGGCGCCGGCGCCCGCCGGTTCACGTGTTGACTTTCGCGCCGCAAACTCGTTCACTGAAATGCGAACGTACGAACGATCGTACTCCTTTTTATGTGAGGTGTGTCTTGTTCGATCAACTTTTCCAACCGCTGGTCCTTGGCGGGCAGACCCTTCCCAATCGCCTGGTGCTTCCGCCCCTGACGCGGAGCCGGGCCCAGGAGGACGGCGTGCCGACACCCCTCATGGTCGAGTACTACCGGCAGAGGGCGGGCGCCGGCCTGGTGATCAGCGAAGGGACCGTGGTTTCCCCGCAGGGGGCCTCGTATGCCCGGGTCCCGGGGCTGTATTCAGCTGAGC contains these protein-coding regions:
- a CDS encoding acetyl-CoA carboxylase biotin carboxylase subunit; the protein is MFSKILIANRGEIAVRVIRSCRSLGIQSVAVHSEADSASLHVRESDNAVDLGAGPASENYLNIDRIIAAALETGAEAIHPGYGFLSENAVFARAVVDAGLAFIGPSPEAISTMGEKVAARAVAVAAEVPLAPGSKNAITGAGDVIDFGAEHGYPILVKASAGGGGRGMRLVESEAQAEEAVAAAVREATAAFGNGEVYLERYLTSARHVEVQVFADKLGNTVYVGDRDCSVQRRHQKLIEESPAPGLSPELRASMGAAAVRLAQHVGYAGAGTVEFLVEGENFYFLEMNTRIQVEHPVTEMVHGVDLIAEQIRVAAGEELSIRDRLTPHGAAIEARINAEDVAGGRFLPAPGLIEELTPPEGEGLRFDAGYHSGDEVLPFYDSLIGKLIAYGPDRETALARLEDGLERLVVRGVPTTVPASLQVVRHEDFQSARFTTRWLEETVDFSDEPEDEPLARNEVEVGGRFYIIPQFSDRPGANTSTVAAVAAAPMDEAAAGGQRPRSTRARGKGKASDGSVKAPMQGTIIKVNVEEGQAVTTGDILFVLEAMKMENPIQAPAAGIVGPIHAGVGDSMAAGTLLTQLVLEGAN
- a CDS encoding fumarylacetoacetate hydrolase family protein, whose amino-acid sequence is MKIATIRTGSGTRAAAIDGGKLMPLDFTDVGAWLQAGSPEWSSHVAGAPVSIDEADFAPVVTSPGKIICVGLNYRDHILEMGRDLPEYPTLFAKFSDSLIGAHDDIVLPPGSGSVDWEGELAVIIGSAVCHADDSAARNAIAGFAVANDVSARDFQRRTPEWLQGKTFDRTTPLGPYLVTVDETGPEPDLDISCAVDGNTKQHSRTSELVFGPVALIRYISAITTLRPGDVILTGTPGGVGDGRNPKEFLEPDSVLETSINTLGATANRCVAR
- a CDS encoding AMP-binding protein; the protein is MRTIGDWIRLNSRRNPSREAFVGVDGRVTFGEAAERAWQLARGLRGSGVGPGAGVGVLAGNSVFNAEAFLGVAAAGGVYIAYNWRWAPAELAAGIRETEAKVILVEEAQLPLLEQALDIVAESGQSLPLVIRQGAEIDALRIGTGPAEDTATPESPLCIIYTGGSTGTPKGVVLSHRSALANAINEMYDCGVGSRPNERGLIVTPLFHSAALLCWLVPHFIAGATSVIAEKFSDESVVDLVGRERITNTFMIPNMMRRLMDRGVLQDPAIRKNLKSVHTGAGLLRMPDKELFTEMLPGADLYFRYGLTEAGPMVSRLKPADMLDPAVDGSIGTEYLLVEAQLQDPDGQEVPAGELGEICVRGPGVMTGYYGRPDATAEALRGGWLHTGDLATRDDRGYLYFRDRLKEMIKTGGENVYSAEIEQVLHLHPSVLEAVVVGVPDPKWDEEVRAVVVLRNGVQTDAAELSGFLRQHLAGYKIPKKMVFMRPEELPRSAAGKLVKSQLKVNLGWNA
- a CDS encoding TetR/AcrR family transcriptional regulator gives rise to the protein MTVLIERNSADVIRTEAARLFFERGYDATSLRQVAAASGLKVGSLYNHIDSKEHLLLQIMGGIMDDLMGSIRRAVQTDGDAVDRLRAALAAHLRFHAERAREVFIGNTELRSLSEGARKVVIEKRHEYELLLQKLIEEAGKNGLAEVIDARIHVYSFVAQATHIASWFKPGGRMSLDEIVAVYTKLALRELNIPAVPDVPHRPG